One Vibrio pomeroyi genomic region harbors:
- a CDS encoding RidA family protein — protein MTIKRYGVEGGTGTGGQHLPFARATEAGGFLYVSGQTPMTDGEVVEGGIVDQSRLAIQNCVDIMTEAGYGLEDVMHVKVVLTDSRYFQSFNKVFKEFFGANPPARICMVCDLVVDVKVEVDVTCYRADRV, from the coding sequence ATGACTATTAAACGTTACGGTGTTGAAGGCGGTACAGGTACAGGCGGACAACATTTACCATTTGCACGCGCAACTGAAGCGGGTGGTTTCCTATACGTTTCTGGCCAGACACCGATGACAGATGGTGAAGTGGTAGAGGGTGGTATTGTTGACCAGTCTCGCCTAGCGATCCAAAACTGTGTCGATATCATGACTGAAGCGGGCTACGGCCTAGAAGACGTAATGCACGTAAAGGTTGTGCTAACGGATTCTCGTTACTTCCAATCTTTTAATAAGGTATTCAAAGAGTTCTTCGGTGCTAACCCACCGGCTCGTATCTGCATGGTTTGCGACCTAGTTGTAGACGTGAAGGTTGAAGTAGATGTGACTTGCTACCGCGCGGATCGCGTTTAG